The Podospora pseudocomata strain CBS 415.72m chromosome 1 map unlocalized CBS415.72m_1, whole genome shotgun sequence genome has a segment encoding these proteins:
- a CDS encoding uncharacterized protein (EggNog:ENOG503PFFT) has product MVSFFGLRVGGKKKKAETNPAKEPERPKRIDQNMLGEGQFFGVNTDAKSVFNEGSIQSVSRAGAGTPQAGVRGPYTETHNLGAVSMFDLGSASRSGSQASFRPDLKSPASDMNLGGRFGAQGGSSTSLALPPGPPSRMGSRPGTPSGRSKAWVNPLDVHWARATSTAPTPLKIHPLAQSSIELPPPTPTKSDAGSVFGEEADDMVDAVMASVKKQEEENKEKAREMEKKKETARLELERLERQKSNESMLPKSPVERQHQLSFFDRPQNSPTLPGPMFRGNVDQRPSSRGGPRQDSPISPTGGQSPTIHQGPPPTGPPTQSLPQPPGQGPRQGPRGPNEARGPQQTNTPPYSPTHSPTEASRGGLPPKATQGPNPNEPPRDPPRSSPPGLRNGPQSFHLHGPQQRSSPPQSAGPYRPPGPHNNGPRNGPPGPGPRGPGFNGPRSESPMRRPMAPGQFRSESPARRPMGSGGRSESPGPRFMGNHQRRPESPGPRFRGNNEFRSESPRRVPGSNGPGPQQFPPGMGPRPGPGPVPRPQVNTTFAPRPQPDAAAVSSPQVDAAPELPTPVSEARKSPPLISTLTSPTPSTARSSVDDEFLDQLTTPPVIRDVSAKRDTLHATHRAEQSLSMKIEELEKTILSQHVLKPRPTNLAPAPVNHRMSTASSCYSNDMPDAKDDEHDEDDNDEPILSIQPAPLRIPSPLPPSVAAAVTSPVQSPGSPIRAPKAGQRPRRPGLEEYGVASSQLSSPRAHVPTPAPATLTSPTDNNSIRSFHTANNSPPSRSTTPLKSKPSLPILVPPTTASTTAISPAEPPKPIPFIDTGFQFDFGTTTTTTGPLTPDSSHWHISSPVTESAAAPGVAIASAPAHTTTSPSSPEDTDLPKFTRPNVPPPLKLKFNFSPEASSRDPTFGTLTPPLYSAPPMIAVNDGRPSTSAGYNPFPHGGLQASPQLISQFPESMKDENRLSFMGIGVARGPSIREVRRPGTSHGTGQGHRMVDSFGTGFI; this is encoded by the exons ATGGTGTCTTTCTTTGGCCTCAGAGTTGGAGGCAAGAAAAA GAAGGCGGAAACCAACCCGGCGAAGGAGCCTGAGAGGCCGAAACGGATCGATCAGAATATGCTGGGAGAAGGACAGTTCTTTGGGGTCAACACAGACGCAAAGAGTGTGTTCAATGAGGGCAGCATTCAATCGGTTTCCCGTGCTGGGGCTGGAACGCCCCAAGCCGGCGTCAGAGGCCCATATACCGAGACACACAACCTTGGCGCGGTGAGCATGTTCGACTTGGGAAGTGCCTCTCGCAGCGGCAGTCAGGCCAGCTTTCGACCAGACTTGAAGTCTCCTGCCTCCGACATGAACTTGGGTGGACGGTTTGGTGCGCAGGGCGGGTCCTCGACAAGTCTGGCCCTCCCACCCGGACCTCCTTCTAGGATGGGCTCGAGACCAGGAACACCGAGCGGAAGAAGCAAGGCCTGGGTCAATCCGCTGGATGTCCACTGGGCTAGAGCTACATCGACAGCACCGACACCGTTGAAGATTCACCCTCTGGCGCAGTCCAGCATCGAActtcctcccccaacgccaaccAAGTCCGACGCGGGCTCTGTCTTCGGTGAAGAGGCAGATGATATGGTGGATGCTGTCATGGCCTCGGTGAAgaagcaagaggaagaaaacaaggaaaaggcgcgagagatggagaagaaaaaggagacGGCACGTTTGGAATTGGAGAGACTGGAGAGGCAAAAGTCAAACGAGTCCATGCTGCCTAAATCGCCGGTTGAACGACAACATCAGCTGTCTTTTTTTGACAGACCACAAAACAGTCCGACATTGCCTGGGCCAATGTTCCGGGGCAATGTTGACCAGAGACCCAGCAGCCGAGGTGGTCCACGTCAGGATAGCCCTATCAGTCCAACCGGAGGTCAGTCACCTACTATTCATCAAGGTCCCCCTCCTACCGGGCCGCCTACCCAGTCTCTTCCCCAGCCCCCCGGTCAGGGACCGCGTCAAGGACCACGAGGACCTAATGAAGCTAGAGGGCCACAGCAGACCAACACTCCCCCGTACAGTCCAACTCACAGTCCAACTGAGGCATCTCGGGGCGGCTTACCCCCGAAGGCTACTCAGGGTCCCAATCCGAACGAGCCCCCCCGGGACCCTCCTCGCAGCTCGCCTCCTGGTCTTCGAAACGGACCGCAAAGCTTTCATCTTCATGGTCCACAACAGCGCAGTTCTCCCCCGCAAAGTGCCGGTCCGTATCGTCCGCCTGGACCGCACAACAATGGACCAAGGAACGGTCCTCCTGGCCCTGGCCCACGAGGTCCCGGCTTCAATGGACCACGATCTGAGAGTCCCATGCGCAGGCCGATGGCACCGGGGCAGTTCCGATCCGAAAGCCCTGCGCGCAGGCCAATGGGCAGCGGAGGGCGTTCAGAGTCTCCCGGACCACGGTTTATGGGAAATCATCAACGTCGCCCTGAAAGCCCTGGCCCAAGGTTTAGGGGAAATAACGAGTTCCGATCAGAAAGCCCCAGACGTGTGCCTGGGAGCAATGGTCCTGGCCCTCAACAGTTTCCTCCTGGAATGGGTCCCCGACCCGGACCGGGCCCGGTTCCTCGCCCACAGGTTAATACCACCTTCGCCCCTCGTCCACAACCCGATGCAGCGGCCGTCTCTAGCCCCCAGGTCGATGCTGCCCCTGAGCTCCCAACGCCGGTGAGCGAGGCCAGAAAGTCACCGCCCCTTATTTCTACACTGACATCCCCTACGCCGTCAACTGCGAGATCatctgttgatgatgaattTCTGGACCAGCTTACCACTCCGCCTGTTATCCGGGATGTCAGTGCGAAGCGGGACACTCTCCATGCGACTCACCGTGCCGAACAGAGCTTGTCTATGAAGATCGAAGAGCTGGAAAAGACAATCCTCTCTCAACATGTCTTGAAGCCAAGACCGACAAATCTGGCTCCTGCGCCTGTCAACCATAGAATGAGCACCGCGAGCAGCTGCTATAGCAACGACATGCCCGATGCGAAGGACGATGAgcatgatgaggacgacaaCGATGAGCCAATCTTGTCTATTCAACCTGCTCCATTGCGGatcccctctcctctgcctccttcCGTGGCGGCTGCTGTCACAAGCCCAGTCCAGTCCCCTGGAAGTCCCATCCGAGCACCCAAGGCCGGTCAAAGGCCCAGACGCCCCGGTCTTGAGGAATATGGTGTTGCCAGCAGCCAGCTGAGCTCTCCCCGCGCCCACgtcccaaccccagcacccGCCACCCTGACCAGCCCAacagacaacaacagcatccgTAGCTTCCACACAGCCAACaactctcctccctctcgctCCACCACACCCCTCAAATCCAAGCCCAGTCTCCCTATCCTCGTCCCTCCTACAAccgcatccaccaccgccatctccCCAGCCGAACCACCCAAACCAATCCCCTTCATCGACACCGGCTTCCAGTTCGACTTTGgcactaccaccaccaccaccggccccttAACCCCCgactcctcccactggcaCATCAGCTCCCCCGTCACCGAATCCGCCGCTGCGCCAGGCGTAGCTATCGCCTCCGCCCCCgctcacaccaccacctcaccatcatcaccagagGATACCGACCTTCCCAAATTCACCCGCCCCAacgtccccccccccctcaagctcaagttCAATTTCTCCCCCGAGGCCTCCTCCCGCGATCCCACCTTTGGCACCCTCACCCCACCGTTATACTCGGCACCCCCCATGATCGCCGTCAACGACGGCCGTCCGTCCACCTCGGCGGGGTACAACCCTTTCCCCCACGGCGGGCTGCAAGCCTCCCCGCAGTTGATCTCTCAGTTTCCAGAAAGCATGAAGGACGAGAACAGGTTGAGTTTCATGGGGATTGGCGTGGCGAGGGGGCCGAGCAtcagggaggtgaggaggccgGGGACGAGCCACGGCACCGGGCAGGGGCATAGAATGGTGGATAGTTTTGGGACGGGGTTCATctga
- a CDS encoding uncharacterized protein (EggNog:ENOG503PB02): protein MFSGLAQKAALKKIGLPSDTFSQISNAFSNDTSSSPQPSRQPNKLRKSPPDPNNTDNKSWFSVSSLPLTVQPWLSPPPPPVPVSKPPRIGDLAPTDPDRILSPQLGPSGGNRKTIVVFLRCVGCAFAQQTFTDLRNLSFKHRDVAFLAVSHSSPAATEKWVSLIGGKGNVKIVYDPQRKIYASWGMGTGGWGYLLNVNTQVNGFKTKGWLGTTVAASVERTEGFSSMKRLGQGEVEEGMKMGNKWQEAGGWAVDGRGRVVWGGKLAKADESLGLEEGVSLLKL from the exons ATGTTCTCCGGCCTGGCGCAAAAGGCAGCGCTCAAAAAAATCGGCTTGCCATCTGACACCTTCTCACAAATCTCCAACGCCTTCAGCAATGACacctcgtcatcaccacaaccgtCCAGGCAACCAAACAAACTCAGAAAATCACCCCCagaccccaacaacaccgacaacaaATCCTGGTTCTCGgtttcctccctcccactaACCGTCCAGCCCTGgctctccccaccaccacccccagtcCCAGTTTCCAAACCCCCCAGAATAGGCGACCTAGCTCCCACGGACCCAGACCGCATCTTATCACCACAACTCGGCCCCTCAGGCGGAAACCGCAAGACAATCGTTGTTTTTCTCCGTTGCGTCGGTTGTGCCT TCGCCCAACAAACCTTCACCGACCTCCgcaacctctccttcaaaCACCGCGATGTAGCCTTCCTAGCAGtatcccactcctcccccgccgccacaGAGAAATGGGTTTCCCTCATCGGCGGCAAGGGCAACGTCAAGATCGTCTACGACCCCCAACGCAAGATCTACGCTAGCTGGGGCATGGGGACGGGTGGGTGGGGTTACTTGCTGAACGTGAACACGCAGGTGAACGGGTTCAAGACGAAGGGGTGGCTGGGAACGACTGTGGCGGCGAGTGTGGAGAGAACAGAGGGGTTTAGTTCGATGAAGAGGCTGGGgcagggggaggtggaggaggggatgaagatggggaaTAAGTGGCAAGAGGCTGGGGGGTGGgcggtggatgggagggggagggtggtttggggggggaagcTTGCAAAGGCGGATgagagtttggggttggaggagggggtgagtttgttgaagttgtga
- a CDS encoding uncharacterized protein (EggNog:ENOG503NXI7; COG:D) — translation MDGQPTAAETKHLYQTHPWPGVGPNLTTPRLNTAATPEYSPYYADILPILSQQQAYQGKLLQYNRLLSSGRGGGGGGLQAPPLPTVLSSPSTKTTTRSRSSSKVSNKDNTHIKTGAQTGHGSRPAKPSDNADRALITSGKDQTSKMPVKKPSEQPTSNGVPVRPPPPAGQNGTAHPAQSSSVPSTPHQHARKFSFESREPSPNATQNHSPRSAYSETNGNVPSLRPLPPRLGGCRFETAIPHSRRRMPYNLGTDRLEKGDLERIPSRLSEENEKSLETEMNDLFRVLLPTQEVETKRQKLVNKLEKLFNDEWPGHDIKVHLFGSSGNLLCSDDSDVDICITTPWKGLEHVCLIADLLDRHGMQDVVCISAAKVPIVKIWDPELKLACDMNVNNTLALENTRMVRTYVSIDERVRPLAMIIKHWTRRRIINDAAFGGTLSSYTWICMIIAFLQLRDPPVLPALHQRQKEKLLKSDGTRSEFADDVPKLTGFGAKNKESLAALLFQFFRFYAYEFDYDKFALSIRVGKLLTKTEKKWHIGTNNTLCIEEPFNIIRNLGNTADDTSFRGLHLELRRAFDLLAEGKFAECWEQYVYPKEEERRWEKPSAPPRPVLLRSASQQQSRPQQRNNFNNRSQRNNYQRNGNQGNRRGSNHQGYEQSMPFAQAGMPTTMNPQELVWYQAQNPQIGVPQELLQTSLNALAQHDQNLRFQLYTHAQQINQQQALAHAQRMQGGSGSDRSRTNSFDNPPLTAPIRPDLMYGYGFPMQPPAYFHPGFTTYPSSPASQTSAATTSNGMPEFRRNLRETGVSSGGALRSQSQPASRGSITVQQAMSAAAAYTASQAQNGVSSIPPRQVNGVPVSNYTPDELSETDYEEPKVVADAPEDDGARYAGHYPNGHASPNRKANAFPSGTPVFNTLNQSSQGRRRLSTDQGPQAVLDRRMKRTSRSPSPLGHARTISAGMSAPLPSAPFAQTNGQLSAKPLVVNGSVPKLAQASTSNRSPLGVETTITEDIHHSNPLYIQQGTSANSSWNDQSVSYSTTSSEPVSLTVPDRPVIVNGSTANRSPSSTMNHHDASFQQRVTMAAVPTHLYYPHMGYDPNNILGLARLNNRQLAPLDLATNEYSVAQDMPHLSPVYEHRTPSPTVLRSFGPPVVAQSPRGHRDVRSGTQKTPPTGPSAKQHDSSNRSPVLEHRAHGSSRESGNPRSAKSPSDSFNSWQKSKPRKKGLSDLKNGTNGVAQSEQLPKNEADRKGG, via the exons ATGGACGGCCAGCCCACCGCGGCTGAAACTAAACATCTTTACCAGACCCATCCGTGGCCGGGTGTTGGGCCAAACCTAACAACCCCCCGGTTAAACACGGCCGCAACGCCCGAATACTCACCGTACTACGCCGACATTCTGCCCATCCTGTCTCAACAACAGGCCTATCAGGGCAAGCTGCTCCAGTATAACAGACTTCTCTCGAGtggtcggggtggtggtggtggtgggttgcaAGCTCCCCCGCTTCCTACGGTGCTCTCGTCTCCATCGACCAAGACAACTACAAGGTCGAGATCATCTTCCAAGGTGTCGAACAAGGACAACACCCACATCAAAACTGGTGCCCAGACCGGTCATGGGAGCAGACCAGCAAAGCCTTCAGACAACGCCGACCGCGCGCTTATAACATCAGGGAAGGATCAGACATCCAAAATGCCAGTCAAGAAGCCTTCAGAACAGCCCACCAGCAACGGTGTACCGGTGcgtccaccaccgcctgcGGGCCAGAATGGCACTGCGCACCCAGCTCAGTCGAGTTCGGTACCTTCAACGCCACATCAGCACGCCCGCAAGTTCTCGTTCGAGTCCCGTGAACCATCACCAAATGCCACACAAAACCATTCCCCACGGTCCGCTTACTCAGAGACCAACGGAAATGTCCCGTCATTACGGCCGCTCCCCCCTAGGTTAGGTGGGTGCCGTTTTGAGACTGCCATTCCCCACTCACGGCGGCGCATGCCGTACAACCTGGGGACCGATAGGTTAGAAAAGGGCGACCTCGAAAGGATACCAAGTCGGTTATCTGAGGAAAACGAGAAGAGTCTGGAGACAGAAATGAACGATCTGTTCAGGGTGCTATTACCAACACAAGAGGTGGAAACAAAGCGGCAAAAGCTGGTCAAcaagctggagaagctgtTCAACGACGAGTGGCCTGGCCATGATATCAAGGTGCATCTGTTTGGCTCGTCGGGCAACCTGTTGTGCTCTGATGATTCTGATG TTGATATCTGCATTACAACACCATGGAAAGGACTGGAGCATGTTTGCCTAATAgcggacctcctcgacagaCATGGAATGCAAGACGTGGTCTGTATCTCTGCGGCCAAGGTGCCAatcgtcaagatctgggatcccgAGCTCAAACTGGCTTGCGACATGAACGTCAACAATACTCTGGCTCTGGAGAATACACGTATGGTGCGGACGTATGTGAGTATCGACGAAAGAGTGCGACCTTTGGCCATGATCATCAAGCACTGGACCCGGAGGCGAATCATCAATGACGCGGCATTTGGCGGAACTTTGAGCTCGTATACCTGGATATGCATGATCATCGCGTTTCTCCAACTCCGAGACCCACCGGTATTGCCAGCGCTCCATCAACGACAGAAGGAGAAGCTTCTCAAGAGCGACGGCACTCGAAGCGAGTTCGCCGACGATGTTCCAAAGCTGACGGGATTCGgtgccaagaacaaggagagCTTGGCAGCCCTTCTGTTCCAATTCTTCCGGTTCTACGCATACGAGTTTGATTATGACAAGTTTGCATTGTCAATACGAGTCGGCAAGCTGTTGACCAAGACGGAAAAGAAATGGCACAtcggcaccaacaacactctGTGCATCGAGGAGCCGTTCAACATAATACGAAACCTGGGTAACACGGCCGATGACACCTCGTTCCGTGGTCTTCATCTCGAACTGAGGAGGGCTTTTGATCTCCTTGCCGAGGGCAAGTTTGCTGAGTGTTGGGAGCAGTACGTATACCccaaggaggaagaaagaagaTGGGAAAAGCCATCGGCGCCTCCACGGCCCGTGCTTCTTAGGAGTGCCTCACAGCAGCAATCCAGGCCGCAGCAGCGCAACAATTTCAACAATCGAAGCCAGAGGAACAACTATCAACGCAACGGTAACCAGGGTAACCGCCGCGGTTCCAACCATCAGGGCTACGAGCAGAGCATGCCTTTTGCGCAGGCTGGCATGCCTACGACGATGAACCCGCAGGAATTGGTTTGGTATCAGGCTCAAAACCCGCAGATTGGTGTTCCTCAGGAGCTCCTGCAAACCTCGCTAAATGCGCTTGCACAACACGATCAAAACCTGAGATTCCAGTTGTACACCCATGCCCAGCAGATCAACCAGCAACAGGCTCTTGCACACGCCCAGCGAATGCAGGGTGGCTCAGGCTCAGACAGATCCCGGACAAATTCTTTTGACAACCCGCCATTAACAGCTCCAATCCGCCCAGATCTGATGTACGGGTACGGCTTTCCGATGCAGCCCCCGGCCTATTTCCACCCGGGCTTCACCACATACCCTTCGTCCCCTGCTTCGCAGACATCGGcggccaccacctccaatgGAATGCCAGAATTCAGGAGAAACCTTCGTGAGACGGGTGTCTCCTCTGGCGGTGCCCTTAGGTCGCAGTCCCAGCCAGCTTCGAGAGGCTCGATCACGGTTCAGCAGGCCATGTCGGCAGCGGCTGCGTACACCGCAAGCCAAGCACAAAACGGCGTGTCCTCTATACCCCCACGACAGGTCAATGGTGTCCCGGTGTCCAATTACACCCCAGATGAGCTATCCGAAACCGACTACGAAGAGCCCAAGGTTGTGGCCGATGCTCCAGAAGACGACGGCGCCCGTTATGCGGGGCATTATCCCAACGGTCATGCTAGTCCCAATCGCAAGGCTAATGCGTTTCCAAGTGGGACACCAGTGTTTAACACGCTGAACCAGAGCAGCCAGGGTCGTCGTCGATTGTCCACGGACCAAGGACCCCAGGCTGTACTGGATCGGAGGATGAAGCGTACATCGCGATCACCATCGCCTCTCGGGCATGCCCGGACTATCTCTGCCGGTATGTCGGCGCCACTCCCATCGGCACCATTTGCGCAGACCAACGGACAGCTGTCTGCAAAACCGCTTGTGGTGAATGGTTCAGTGCCCAAGCTGGCTCAAGCATCAACTTCCAACCGTTCGCCGCTTGGCGTTGAGACTACGATCACAGAGGACATCCACCATAGCAACCCGCTCTATATCCAACAAGGCACCAGTGCCAACAGTTCGTGGAACGACCAGTCGGTTTCTTATTCCACCACTTCTTCGGAGCCCGTGTCACTCACCGTGCCTGATCGGCCTGTCATTGTCAACGGCTCAACAGCAAACAGGTCCCCTTCATCGACCATGAACCACCACGATGCGTCGTTTCAACAGCGGGTCACCATGGCCGCTGTTCCTACTCACCTCTACTACCCGCATATGGGCTACGACCCCAACAACATTCTGGGCTTGGCACGCTTGAACAACCGCCAACTTGCGCCACTGGATCTAGCTACTAACGAGTACTCGGTTGCTCAAGACATGCCTCACCTCTCGCCAGTTTACGAGCATCGGACACCGTCCCCAACCGTCCTGCGGAGTTTTGGTCCACCAGTTGTCGCTCAGTCGCCTAGAGGACATCGGGACGTTCGTTCGGGGACGCAAAAGACGCCGCCGACAGGACCCTCCGCCAAGCAGCACGACAGTTCGAACCGATCGCCTGTTTTGGAGCACCGTGCCCATGGAAGCTCAAGGGAATCTGGCAATCCACGTTCTGCCAAAAGCCCGTCTGATAGCTTCAACAGCTGGCAGAAATCCAAGCCGCGCAAGAAGGGTTTGTCGGACCTGAAGAATGGGACCAACGGCGTTGCGCAAAGCGAGCAACTGCCTAAAAATGAGGCCGACCGCAAGGGTGGCTGA
- a CDS encoding uncharacterized protein (EggNog:ENOG503P2XT), giving the protein MWNTVSHILTSILPPVLPIRPRPDSAPTPADGTTAQDPTTGKMDAEGVYKPSITDVIVVKAMLVKGLQIPVEIADNIIELAEYWPHVTAEVTWGDERPNQVWSGESRENQFLLRTPPLGFPGWGTDTTSYTKTIHPKPPGEGYPASSFQKLAKSPVTLLAQPCRRIVFTIRSKDQGWGGEYHNQNTYNGSWTWFEAGLERWCKSQIPDPPQPCESHEDPVQKPVRDDDDNDDDKQPSMNLEDLATVIPEVVADPQSNEFKFNHPLLPRENVKIQCNKLTEREYITHVVEWNHDDDVDPEDEVAAKKLHDVGRGEQTGNGEFVRNMRIGDVVTVWGKTRFGGWINNISSVKVEVYWSV; this is encoded by the exons ATGTGGAACACGGTCAGTCATATATTGACCAGCATACTTCCTCCCGTATTGCCCATCCGGCCTCGTCCAGACTCTGCACCCACTCCAGCCGACGGGACGACTGCACAGGATCCTACCACAGGCAAGATGGACGCCGAAGGGGTGTACAAACCCAGCATCACCGACGTTATTGTCGTCAAGGCCATGCTGGTCAAAGGCCTCCAGATCCCTGTAGAGATCGCCGACAACATTATTGAGCTCGCCGAGTACTGGCCGCACGTCACCGCCGAGGTCACATGGGGAGACGAGCGCCCAAATCAAGTATGGAGCGGCGAGAGCAGAGAGAACCAGTTCTTG CTCCGCACACCACCCCTAGGCTTCCCAGGCTGGGGAACCGACACAACAAGCTACACCAAAACGATCCATCCCAAGCCCCCTGGTGAAGGATATCCCGCCTCGAGCTTCCAAAAACTAGCCAAATCCCCAGTCACTCTCCTCGCCCAGCCATGCCGCCGCATCGTCTTCACCATACGATCCAAAGATCAGGGCTGGGGCGGCGAGTACCACAATCAGAACACCTACAACGGCTCCTGGACATGGTTTGAAGCCGGGCTGGAAAGGTGGTGTAAAAGCCAGATACCTGATCCCCCACAGCCATGTGAATCCCATGAAGACCCAGTTCAGAAACCGGTGAGAGATGatgacgacaacgacgatgaTAAGCAACCGTCAATGAACCTCGAGGATCTGGCCACCGTGATTCCCGAGGTGGTGGCTGACCCGCAAAGTAATGAGTTCAAGTTCAACCATCCGCTGCTTCCACGGGAGAACGTCAAGATTCAGTGCAACAAGTTGACGGAGAGGGAATACATCACGCATGTGGTGGAGTGGAATCACGATGATGACGTGGATCCTGAGGACGAGGTGGCGGCGAAGAAGCTACATgatgttgggaggggagagcaGACGGGGAATGGGGAGTTTGTGAGGAACATGAGgattggggatgtggtgacTGTCTGGGGGAAGACGAGGTTCGGGGGCTGGATTAATAACATCTCGTcggtgaaggtggaggtttATTGGTCGGTGTAG
- the cys2 gene encoding Serine O-succinyltransferase (COG:H; EggNog:ENOG503NVHE; MEROPS:MER0044357) — protein sequence MKSRTKVTSSLRQASAALTRATGSNPATPLCHNAAAPGMRPLTAAAQPHRRHLHDQRPRRSGAPSNPAMSFPCVDALESRSATLRQQAAAASASQTRTDSTSSGPEPSYTVGATQIFHSNNPLLLDHGGRLVEFDIAYETWGEMNADRTNVILLHTGLSASSHAHSTAANPQPGWWEKFIGPGLALDTNKYFVICTNVIGGCYGSTGPSSIDPSDGKRYATRFPLLTITDMVRAQFRLLDHLGVEKLHASVGSSMGGMQSLAAAVAFPERVGRIVSISACARSHPYSIAMRYVQRKAILNDPNWNRGYYYGQIPPHVGMKLAREIATITYRSGPEWEQRFGRRRADKDKPPALCPDFLVETYLDHAGEKFCLTYDPNSLIYVSKAMDLFDLGRENQVAIRAKRAEREKALREGGGQGGYQQDACSLTLPDTPYEEQPEHHEEFERDGLGFGGSLVGSGGSNYSGPGQKPPADLVAGLSVLWDHPVLVMGVASDILFPAWQQREIAEALRMTGNRNVAHYELSEEQSLFGHDTFLLDVKNVGGMVRNFLG from the coding sequence ATGAAGTCACGAACCAAAGTCACATCCAGTCTCCGACAAGCTTCGGCCGCCCTCACCCGTGCCACTGGCAGCAACCCCGCGACACCCCTCTGCCACAATGCGGCGGCACCGGGTATGCGACccttgacggcggcggcgcaaCCTCACCGGCGTCACCTTCACGACCAACGCCCCCGCCGCAGCGGcgccccctccaaccccgccatgtCCTTCCCCTGCGTCGACGCCCTCGAGTCCCGCTCCGCAACCCTCCGGCAACAGGCCGCCGCTgcctccgcctcccaaaCCCGTACCGACTCTACCTCCTCCGGTCCCGAGCCCTCCTACACCGTCGGCGCAACCCAAATATTccactccaacaaccccttaCTCCTCGACCACGGCGGCCGGCTCGTCGAATTCGACATTGCCTATGAGACCTGGGGGGAGATGAACGCCGACCGAACAaacgtcatcctcctccacactggcctatccgcctcctcccacgcccattccaccgccgccaacccccagcccgggtggtgggagaagttTATCGGTCCCGGACTGGCCCTGGACACCAACAAATACTTTGTCATCTGCACGAACGTCATAGGGGGGTGTTATGGCTCTACCGGACCAAGCAGCATCGACCCCTCAGACGGCAAACGCTACGCGACCCGCTTCCCGCTGCTGACGATAACGGATATGGTGCGCGCGCAGTTCCGTCTGCTGGATCACCTaggggtggaaaagctccATGCCAGTGTCGGATCCAGCATGGGGGGTATGCaatccctcgccgccgctgtCGCGTTCCCGGAGAGAGTCGGCAGGATAGTGAGCATCTCTGCCTGCGCGAGGTCGCACCCGTATAGCATCGCGATGCGGTACGTCCAGCGCAAGGCGATCCTCAACGACCCCAACTGGAACAGGGGGTACTACTACGGCCAAATCCCCCCCCACGTCGGGATGAAGCTCGCGAGGGAGATCGCCACCATCACGTACCGGTCCGGCCCGGAATGGGAGCagaggtttgggaggaggagggcggacAAGGACAAACCGCCTGCGCTGTGCCCGGACTTTTTGGTGGAGACGTATCTGGATCATGCGGGGGAGAAGTTTTGCCTGACGTATGATCCGAACAGTCTGATTTATGTGAGCAAGGCGATGGATTTGTTtgatttggggagggagaaccAGGTTGCGATTCGGGCCAAGAGGgcagagagggagaaggcgttgagggaagggggtgggcaGGGGGGTTATCAGCAAGACGCGTGCAGTTTGACGTTGCCGGATACGCCTTATGAGGAGCAGCCGGAGCACcacgaggagtttgagagggatgggcttgggtttggggggagctTGGTCGGTAGTGGGGGAAGCAATTACTCGGGGCCGGGGCAGAAGCCGCCGGCGGATttggtggctgggttgtCGGTGCTGTGGGATCACccggtgctggtgatgggggtggcgAGCGATATTTTGTTCCCGGCGTGGCAGCAGAGGGAGATTgcggaggcgttgaggatgacggggaaCAGGAACGTGGCGCATTATGAGCTGAGCGAGGAGCAGAGTCTGTTTGGACATGATACGTTTCTGCTGGATGTGAAGAAtgtgggggggatggtgaggaattTCTtggggtga